A single region of the Devosia sp. FJ2-5-3 genome encodes:
- a CDS encoding P-II family nitrogen regulator, giving the protein MKLVVAIIKPSRLEEVRQALTTLDVHGMTVTEVRGYGRQKGHSEIYRGTEYAVHFLPKLKLEIAVDDALADQVSTVIRDAAQTGRIGDGKIFVLDLLAVTRIRTGETGPSAL; this is encoded by the coding sequence ATGAAACTGGTGGTTGCTATCATTAAGCCGTCGCGGCTCGAGGAAGTGCGACAGGCTCTGACTACCCTCGATGTCCACGGCATGACCGTCACCGAGGTGAGGGGCTATGGCCGGCAGAAAGGCCATTCCGAGATCTATCGCGGCACCGAATATGCCGTGCACTTCCTCCCCAAGCTCAAGCTCGAAATCGCCGTCGATGACGCGCTCGCCGATCAGGTGAGCACGGTAATCCGCGACGCCGCCCAGACCGGCCGCATCGGCGACGGCAAGATCTTTGTGCTCGACCTTCTCGCTGTCACCCGCATCCGCACCGGCGAAACCGGCCCATCCGCGCTCTGA
- a CDS encoding ammonium transporter, translating into MKMSKLLGSATLASLLLALPALAQDAAPEAAAAVEEIAAIDTGDTAWMIVSTLLVILMTIPGVALFYGGLVRGKNVLSVVTQVFGAFSMIALLWVAYGYSLAFSGPTEGGLSAYIGDFSNFFLANVNPDSVSGTIPELVFVVFQLTFACITATLVVGGIAERMKFGAVMAFLAIWFTFSYLPIAHMVWSGAGLFFNMGALDFAGGTVVHINSGVAALVAAIVLGPRLSYMKEPIAPHNLVFAYIGACLLWVGWFGFNAGSALGANGLAAQAFLNTITAPAAAAIAWAVGEKIMRGHASALGFISGAVAGLVAITPAAGFAGTFGSIILGAVTGFVCLWAVVTLKPMLKYDDSLDVFGIHGVGGIVGAIGTAIVADPALGGFGAEGYAMGGQLVTQILAVLVAIIWSGVVAFIAMLIVKAIFGGARVTEGGESDGLDLTTHGERAYN; encoded by the coding sequence ATGAAAATGTCCAAACTCTTGGGGAGCGCTACACTGGCCTCCCTCCTTCTGGCCCTACCGGCCCTGGCGCAGGACGCCGCCCCTGAGGCCGCCGCTGCCGTCGAGGAAATCGCTGCCATCGATACCGGCGACACCGCCTGGATGATCGTTTCGACCTTGCTCGTCATTCTCATGACCATTCCCGGCGTTGCCCTCTTCTATGGTGGCCTCGTGCGCGGCAAGAACGTGCTCTCGGTCGTGACCCAGGTCTTCGGCGCCTTCTCCATGATCGCGCTGCTCTGGGTGGCCTATGGCTATTCGCTGGCCTTCTCGGGCCCCACCGAGGGGGGCCTTTCGGCCTATATCGGCGATTTCTCCAATTTCTTCCTCGCCAATGTGAACCCGGACTCCGTTTCGGGGACCATTCCCGAGCTGGTCTTCGTCGTCTTCCAGCTGACCTTTGCCTGCATCACCGCCACGCTGGTCGTCGGCGGCATTGCCGAGCGCATGAAGTTCGGCGCGGTGATGGCGTTCCTGGCCATCTGGTTCACCTTCTCCTACCTGCCGATCGCCCACATGGTGTGGTCGGGCGCCGGCCTCTTCTTCAACATGGGCGCCCTCGACTTTGCCGGCGGCACCGTTGTCCATATCAATTCCGGTGTTGCCGCCCTGGTCGCCGCAATCGTGCTTGGCCCGCGCCTGAGCTACATGAAGGAGCCGATTGCGCCGCATAACCTCGTCTTCGCCTATATCGGCGCGTGCCTGCTCTGGGTCGGCTGGTTCGGCTTCAACGCCGGTTCTGCCCTCGGCGCCAACGGGCTTGCCGCCCAGGCCTTCCTCAACACCATCACCGCGCCTGCCGCTGCGGCCATCGCCTGGGCCGTGGGCGAAAAGATCATGCGTGGCCATGCCTCTGCCCTGGGCTTCATCTCGGGTGCCGTCGCCGGTCTCGTCGCCATCACGCCCGCTGCCGGCTTTGCCGGCACTTTCGGCTCGATCATTCTCGGCGCCGTCACCGGTTTCGTCTGCCTCTGGGCCGTCGTCACCCTCAAGCCGATGCTGAAATATGACGACAGCCTCGACGTCTTCGGCATCCACGGCGTGGGCGGCATTGTAGGCGCCATCGGCACCGCCATCGTCGCCGATCCGGCGCTCGGCGGCTTTGGCGCCGAGGGCTATGCCATGGGCGGGCAGCTGGTCACCCAGATCCTGGCCGTGCTGGTCGCGATCATCTGGTCCGGTGTCGTGGCCTTCATCGCCATGCTCATCGTCAAGGCGATCTTTGGCGGCGCCCGCGTCACCGAAGGGGGCGAGAGCGATGGCCTCGACCTCACCACGCATGGCGAACGCGCCTACAACTGA